ATTTTGTTGTGCCAAGTATGGGGCCGTGGTTTCTAAAATTGTACCTTTCAGGTTAGTGTGCTCAATCCAATCTTTATTTACAAATTTGCAACCGTTGTCAAAGCATACTTGCTTTATCTTTTTATCTTTCTGTGAATTTATCATTGCTTTGAATGCTTTATACTTGTTCAGAGTTTCATCCTTATGTTTGAGAAATCCTAAGCGGGTAAATCTAGTTGCAATGTCAGTAAATGATACATAATATCTGTATTGCCCTATAGATGTAGTTCAAGCGGGTCCCCATACATTGGTAACAATtaatttgccaattttggacACTTTGGTTTGCAATTCTTTTGGAAACGGTTGGGTGTGTGCCTTTGACTGCATACATATGTTGCATTCAAAGTTGAGTCCAATATTGTCTTCTATTACCTCCATTCCACTAATTGCTTTGTTGAATTTTAGTTGTTGGAGTGCTTGCGGGCTGATGTGCCCAAGTACCTTGTGCCATTCAAACCATGTGCGTCTGGTTTGTTTGGTCAGTACTATTTCAGTAAGTTTATTGTTCTTGAGCTTCTGATTGCAATTATTTACGGGTTTCACGCTGATCTTCCAAaggtttccttgtttgcaatTTTTCAACTTTGATCCAATAATGATTGGTCTATTGTTTTTATCTAGTATTTGCAATTCATTCTGATCCATCAGAATTCTAGTGCCTTTATCAGTTACTAATGATAAGCTGATTAGGTTTGCGGGCAAACTTGGCACGTGAGCTACATTGGTAAGCTTAATCTTTGTGTATTTGTTCTTCTCTGTATTATTTAAGCACAATAGCTCTACAGTGCTGCAGCCCATTATTGGCTCTTTGCCAGTGACTCTGGTAACATAGCTGGATGACTTGGTATAATCAGAGAAtgcattccaatcaattgctATGTGAGTAGTAGTGCCGCTATCCGCTATCCAGGTGTTGGGGGTCTTGCCTATTGGGCTTATTTTGTCCTTGAGAGTCAAGAATGCATATTCTTTATGTTTGGAGTTATTAGctatggctatatgcgtgcaGGCATTGCCATTCCTAGCTTTTCCTGGTGTGTTGAATCTTCTGTTTGGTTGACTGCCTTTATTTGAATGGTTGGGCTTGAATGCGCCTCCACCTGGACCTTGGCATTTGGCTGCCCAGTGTCCAATCTTTCCACAGTTATTGCATTTTGATTTAGACTTATCTGGGCCTTTATTACTCATATTGGTACGTACAAATTTATTGAAGCTTGGTTTATTTGTAGCAAAGAAAGTCTTACCATCAGGTTGTTGGGTATTTCTTTGGTGTGCTTTGGCCATAATACGTGAGCATAGGTCACTCACTTGATTGGCTAATTTATTCTTGTCTTCAGTGTCAAATTCAAAGCTTACAGACTGGGTGAACATGTCCCATGAGTCAGGTAGGCTTGCTACTAACGTGGTTATCCAATTGGCTTCAGTGCACAAGTTTGGTGCAAtgtcattgatttgttggaacCATCCACGCATACGTTGTATgtgttcctcaatgtctttGCTGTCCAACATCCTTTGGCTGAAGAACTTTCTTTGTAAGTCAATTAGTCCAACAGTACCCTTAACTTGAAATGTTGCTGCCAAGAGATTCCAAGCGTTGGCAGAGTACTTACATGATTGTATGTGTGTAAGTATGTTCCCTTTGACTCTTAGTCTAATATTTGACAGTGCTTTACAATTGGCTTCAATCCATTCTGTGTATGCGGAGTCATCATTGCCTACTTCAAGGTTGGGTAAGTTGTTTCCATCGTTGTCTTTGCAACCAGTAACCCTGATTTTTATCTTAGGTTTGGGTCTTTCATTTGTGCTGTCTACATAGCTATACAGATAAAGATTGGTAAGTATATCTTCCATCTGTATATGCCATGTGTTGTAATTCTCAGTTCCCTGGAGGGATGGGATTTGGTGCAATCCGCTTGCACCAGTAATGGTTGGTGTTTTCTCAGCCATTTCTTATTGTGTTTGAGTATACTTGGGTAAGTggtttatatattctatttaCAGTTGGTTATAAGCGTTCAAttggggctcataacctgtagaaagaatatgtttgtaaatagaactatatcaatacaaaacaatagtaaagacagtagtgtgaatagagaaagagaggatgaGGTACTATACAGTTGAGTGCACCCAtatttatacctttacattatagttgagtcatctagtatatgactaggtattgtTGCTTGACTCAATTACATGCATGTTCCAGTACATTCcagatccttcttgtatttactactatatacatgatatttctacataaacagacaacatttttgatcatgtgacttcagcacttatatcatatgctaagcgccaagccatgtccccatccacgcttactcagcacacatagccacctccacctatgatgtcatcatgacatgtcagtgacacatatgcatgagtaagactgactgcagagcagggttcttattggattagctATTTGATATCATGTATTGTAAATAAGCTCTCttatagaatatataaggaggccaactgaccatggtaacacccaggtcaattacctcttgttgcattccACTaagtgtacaaggccttacagccagtaaaTACTAAGTAGCTACATAACTAGATAgtccacaccaccttaagcagcctcctcactgtacttagatagcttgttgcTGCCTCAAGTGGACTTGTCATTGTAGGATAGTAGTTTGTTGCTGTAGATAGgacccttgttgccttaagcaactttctctTACTGTAAgctgcagccacaagtgccattcccttgacgtcctactagatgtctaggacagataGTCTAGATGGATACTTATAAAGTACACAGAAAGATTTCTTGAACTTCTCTATATCTTCCACtgtttttaatcatgtaaatactccAATTATTAAGGGAGAAACAGTTCTTTGGAGGAAGGACTTAATCACTTAGGTTTAACTCAAAGACTCTTCTCATGTAAACACTCTGAtttccagaagctactaACCTGAGTACCTAAGAggaaggtctgggcctcactaagagcacagcttgtttcagtctTTTCCTAAAGTGTCTTAGCAGGGGAAGGATATTTTTAGAACTGGAgactaactcttataaggcatggatttatgagacaggctctcacttaacaTCTTGACTCTGttcatcttgtcatgtatttttgtcacaaccaaggatgaaatgagtgctgtgagataatgaggcaattcacacagatgagaaaGTGGggaattgacaaggtgaattgttcttggactttccaagccaattcacagtcttcttttataacaaaagtaAAAGGGAGTAGATACATGAGAAGGGACAGTGTCCAGGCTGCACCACTGGGAAGCAAGATacagcatatggctcagaagctctgcaCAGTGAACCAGGCCAGTGCACAGtgagataagcaagatagaagtaCTTAGAACAGAATAAGTCCAGACTAAGcacaagaagggaacaaggaagtgggaagaacataaacaaggaagataggaactataCAAACAGatcagatggatacagatgagctCCCCAGACAAATGCACTGGGGGGAGGAGGAAGTGACAGGCAATACATAGTCATGTCAGTAGGTGAGGCTCACAACAATCTTACTCTACTGcatatagtaatcacaggcctccaagggtataaatagccccttgaactggcttttttgaatgcatctcaGTTTACAATCATCTTTCAGCCTAGTGTGACTCTCAAGATATCTCCTATTGATTTCTCAAAGCATCTTACATAGTAAAGCTTCCTTAAAGCTTTTAATTTTGGCAgatatagcctctaggatGGTCCCaacctgtcctggacacagtcacatgaccagtacaagtgctTGCATGCTGgtccaagcccaaatttggggggtagtgggtgtaatcatgggttgttgGCAGAGGattaatagggctctatggcttagtggtcaagctggttcaattccagctagtttcattttcctctgtttatgacacaacctatacagggaacctagaaATAGCTTGATTGCAACCCTGCAAAGACTTCCTGGCAGTATACTAAGTATTTGGTGCTTCTGCAATGCCCTTAACCCCTTGCCAGCCACCGGAGACAGGGAAATAAATTAGTATATATATCAATTAGATTACAGTGATTTCCAGAGACTAATATTTAGGTGAGACACTACTTTGCTTGTACCTCACATTTCTTGCTATCTGACAATACCTCCTATCACTTATTGTTGGTAGGGATCACTTATCCTAACTACCTCATTCCTTTAGTAAGCCAATTGGTTACTTCAATATACTCAAATTTAATTAGCATTAGACTGCTTCTAATATAAGATTTTTATGTTTCATAGTTAGCAAGTTACCTTTTGATTCTTTTACCCTCATTTAGTatctttctttccttttaGAGTATATTCTATTATTACTTTTTTCCCTATCTTTAACAGTGGGATTGATTCTTGAAATGAGGGACAGGGAAGTCAAACAACACTGGCATAGTACTTGTAGACTGAATGCATCTGTCCCCCTCCAAGTCACAGAGGAGTGAATCAATGGTATAGTTTTCAAATCCAGAATTGATTCCATTGAACCTTTTGTGTCACAGGTCAGCAAGTTGGGGAATAAGGTTAATCAATGAGAGGTGCATGGCCTTGACAGGGAATGAGTTGGGAGCCCAGATGGGCAAAAGTTGCACCTAGAGTGTCATCCCCTTGATCCCACACTTGGAGCTTGAAGTAGACTGTACCCTTCATTGAGACACTATTGATGTGTATGTAGGGGTAGGTTGTGGGGGTCAAGGCCAGTATTGTCCAAACAGTGGAGTAGACAGTACTGGTGGGTTACATTTTGGCAGTTTGTCCAAGAATACTCATGATCTTGCATAGACAACAAGGAAAGTGGCCATTATGCCCAATAGATTCAATCAACTTTGCCATTGCTGGTAAGTTCCCAAAAGCTGCAAGAATATGTGTGCAAAGCACAAAGGCCTCTTTGTTCACAACATCAACAGCTTCAATACCCTGTGCAAGCTCAATGGATTTGTCAATAAGGGGCTGAAGGAAAGAGTTGAAGTCTTTTGGTGAATGCAGGACAGGGATTGTGCCAGTGCAAATCATGTTCAAAAGATGAGTTTGTattttgggggggggggggtaatTATAGATGATAATGAAAATCAGCCAACACATTTGACTTTATTTCAATAACCACTGGCATAAAGCACAGAGCCTCATACACAACTGCATCAATCACATCCTGGATGCATGTTTTGCTGCTAACAAAATTGGCTTGATTTGTAGCCTCTTGCATGTTTCTGAGTTTCAAACATGCACTTGTAGCTGAGGGATGAGGGGGACATGCTGAAAATTGCATACAGGCAACCCAAGGAATTAAGACATGGGGGTGTGGCAGTATGGGCAGTAATAGGTTTTGCAAGACACCCTGTGTAGCAAATGCAAGAATTCTTGCAGCAATTATTCTATGGCCTTGAGAGCAGAGGGCACAAGCATTCAAGTCCTAATGGCCTTGAGGCTTGAGATCTTGGTCTTTGTTTCCATACAAAAATACAAGTTTTGCATTTCTTCATGTGTATGTACACTGATCTTTTGCCTAACAAAATGATTAGAGTCCCAAATAGTATCTAAATTGTTGGGGCCAAGTGTACATAGGGCTTCAATACATGTGACATACACGTGACATGATTATGAATAATAAATCACCTGGCTTGGCCTCTTTGACAAGTAAATGTGCATAAACAAATGCTTGTAGGGCCAAACCATAAGTTGCAGGGTCACATTCCACTCTGTCAATGTCTGCCAACTTATCTGAATTACTGCCTCCTGGAGTAGGTATATCTCCCAAAACCTGGGAAGGCCATGTAGTGTTTGAGTCAAAGTCCATGGTAAGTTCATGATCCCCTAGAACAAGTGGTGTGCATACTTGCATGACCTCTTCCCATGTGTGGCTTAAGTCCAACTTGGGTATGTTTCCTAGCTCAGAATGACAAGTCTGAGTATTCAAGCCTGAGCTGTCCAGCTTGAGAAACAGGATGTTGGCTGGCAGGGTTGCAACTGATAGTGGTATAGGCAGAGAGGGGATTGTCATTGATGTGCCTTGACCAACTCCTGGCTGGAATGCCAGTGCAAACATAGTCTTATGTAACTATTGCATAATATGACAAGAATGAATGTGTTAATAATTACAGGAGTCAGCCATACTAGACCCCTTGTGCTGTTTCCTGAGCTTGCAAATCAGTGGGAGTATTCCAGCTTAAACCTGTGAAtgatgttatggatatgacatttctccactaatctgtacttatttcaTTAATTACTGAAGTAATACTATAGTAAATataatgagataaagatgcaagcTAAGGTTTTCAGGGTTTTTCTTTCCAATTGCAATCTCTACAAGACCTCTAAGTCCCAGGAATACCTTCAATATGCAACATcttctgcatatatgctgttttcttattcatttaaatatatcaattcagctgagtagataaacagcaACTACCAGTATTTTCACTGTTTGTAGTGTTAATCATATAAGAccctatcttgtggctacacacagagaTATTTGGGGTCCTCCCTCTTGCATAGACTAGTACTGCAGCACCTATTCATTCCATAAGCGCCAATACACTGAATAGGCCCTCTCTCCATCACATGGGGATCCAATactgccaaattgcttgcgcttaggtgcgctaGTCTGTGGGCTCCAGAACAATAGCTCAAACACCCAATGTGGTCAGCATTTGGTGGAGTTATGCTTGATTTgttgtaagtacccaatgcagaggtatcatcatacctttgggactgtttactccaaggataaAACACTGAGCCTTGTGATACCCAAgcacccacacaggtaaatgcTGCTTTGGGGCAGATACTAGGGACTGTTATTATTTGAGATGTACCAAAATATTGGCTttctcaagtgtttcagttgccacctgtacctcctgtaccccctttGGATGTCAAACATGTGTGTACTTTTTTGTGAGCCTTCTCATGGTATAATAGGAACCTCTTAAGGTGCTTCTTATGCATCCACCTTTCACCCAcctatattgacatatacagacaagcctttaacagctcacctgtgcatttactttagtgactGACTTACTGTGAATAGTGTGAGAGATTATTTtgcacactaagaccataggcccaTGCCTGTCACAACCAAGGATGAAATGATTGCTGTGAGGTAATGAGACAGTTGGCACAGATAAGCAAATGGGGAATTggcaaggtgaattgttcttggactttccaagccaattcacagtctttgTTTATAACAAAAGTAAAAAGGAGTAACTACATGAGAAGGGATGGCATCCAGGCTGCACAACTGGGAAGCAAGATAcacatatggctcagaagctctgcaCAGTGAACCAGGCCAGTGCACAGtgagataagcaagatagaagtaCTTAGAACAGAATAAGTctggactaagtgcaagaagggagcagagaaggggaagaacataaagaGAGAAGACAGGAAATACGCAAACAGATCAGATGGATACACATGGGATGTACATGAGCTCCCCAGTGCATGTGTCTGGGGGGAAGGAGGAAGCAACAGGCAATATGGAGCCAtttcaggaggtgaggctcatgacattgctGTAGTTAcccatgtcaggaggtgaggctcatgacaaaAACCAGTGAAATGACAGGAGAGCAGCCATACACAATCTCAATTGGCAGTTTGGCTGTTGCTTCActtctggcattgttgtGAGCAAATTCTGCCAGTGGGAGCCAATCAACCCAATCAGACAGTCTGTGATGGATGAAAGGGCACAAATAAGCCTCTAGCCATTGGTTCCTGATCTCAGTCTGTCCATCAGATTGTGGGTGATAAGCAGTAGAGTAGCTAGGTTCAGTTTGCAGAGATTTGTAGAGTGCTTTGAggaacttggagttgaatgAAGTGCCTGGGAGTGCTGTGCagcttccagacatgttACAGGAGCATCTGAGCTACATCTTCAGCAGTAGTCTGCAACCATCAGAACCCTGTCATAGCCCTTACACTTGTgaaacttgacaatgaagTCTCATGAGATGTCTTCCCAAGGACTGGCAAGGACAGGAAGCAGGTTAAGAGCATAGTTGTGCACATGCCCCTTGCTACTTTGCCAAATTTCATAGGATTCTGCATAACAATTGACTTGGAATTTGATGGCTGGTCAGTAATAATGACAACCAATAAACTCCAGAGTTTGTGATCTTCCTTGGTGTCCAGAAGTAGGGTAGTCATGGAAGAGAGACAAGAGCTGCCATTTGGTCACAGATTCATCTGGCACAACTATTTTCTCTTGATACAGAAGTAGACAATCCTGGATTgtatagtccttgaacaTTTGTGCAACGCTGTGGGGCATGGATTAAGGGTCTGATACAGCTAACAGGATGGTTTCCAGGCTAGGGTCCTCCTGAGTTGCTTCCTTCATTTCATTCAGGAAGGAAGAATCTATGTATGTTGAAAATGCCTCAAACTGAGATTCCAGAATCATCACTTGTGGAGATTGCTCtatgtcataaacagaggaaaatagaactagctgtaattgaaccagcttgaccactaagccatagagccctattattcctctgctgacaacccatgattacacctgctaccccccaaatttgggcttgggccagcatgcaaccacttgtactggtcatgtgaccgtgtccaggacactctAGCTACATGTGATCTGGTTGGCTTGACAGGGCATCAGGTATCTGTGATGTTTCCCAGGCTGGTAAGCAATGACAAAGTTGTAGGACACCAGCATAAGATGTCAGTGTGCATGGTGCCTGTTCAAGGTTCTAGCCaatttccagtactccaggttgttgtgattgatcaacacagtgattggctgctcagttcCTCCCGAGAAGATTCTCCAGCGCTCAAATGCGCTAATGATGGCAagtagctccttgtcatgtgtaTCATAGTTTAGCTCAGCAGGTGAGAAGCTGGCtgacatgtatgcaacaGGATGTAGACAACCATCCTCCTTTCTCCAAGATAGTACAGCGCCCATGGCTGCTCCAgaagcatctgtttccaaggtgtAAGGTTTAGATTCATCAGGGTGAGCTAGAACAGGCTCCTTGCAAATCTCAGCCTTGATCGCATCAAATGCCGCTTTCTGTTCTTCTAGCCAGATCCATGGTTGCTCCCTTGGAGTGAGGTTATTCAGAGGGCGTGCTAAGCAAGAGAAGTTGGGGACAAAGCAACAGTAGAAGTttgcaaagcctaggaatgattgcaCCTGTTTCACATTTTGGGGTTCAGGCCAGTCCATGATCACTTGCACCTTGTGATTACTCCTGATGGCATCTCCATGGGGAAAGACAAGGCCAATGTAGGTGACTTCTGtgacaaagaagtagcatttggcagggttgcagaATAGGTTATGCTTCAGCAAGCAAGataagacttccttgacatgttccacatgctcttctcttgagtttgagaagTTTAAGATGTCAACCAGGTACACAACCACAGAGATGTCCAGTAAATCACAGAatatgttgttcatgaagcgcaTAAACACAGCTGGGGCATTGCTAAGGCCCAATTGCATGACTATGGGAGTaaagtgaccaagggcagtgcaaaatgcagccttccattcatctccttccttgattctgATGTTGTTATATCCATTCTTTAAATCCAGCTTTGTGcagatcttggcatggcacaGCTTCTCAATTAGCttgtcctgtcttggtaGTCCATAtctgtccttgattgtgatAGCATTTAGCTGGCAACAATCCACCGCTAAGCAAAGCCTGCCATCAGccctttttacaaacatcacTGGAGCTCTTGCTGGTGAGGTGGTCGGCATGAACTTTCCAGTTGCAAGTTCTGAGTCAATGTGTTCCTTGAGTGCTTCTCTTTCTGCAGGGGTCATAGAATAGATAGGGCCATTGGGAGGCTGTTTATCCACTTCCAGGTCAatagcaatgtcatgagGGAAATATTCTAGTAGTGTGGTGAAGAACTCTTTGCTAAACACCTTCTGAAACTCCTGAAACTCAACAGGTAGGTTCTGAGGCTCAGGATTGATGTTGCCAACTTGTGGTTCTGTAGCCAGACAGAGTGAGACCATCATGGTCATCCAATCAATGTCAGGGTTAGCCAATTTGAGTCAGGGGGTTCCAAGGATAAGGTTGCTGTTTCCAAGAGGAAGAGCAAATTTGGTTCTGGTAAGATGTTCCCTCACAATATGTTTCTGGACTTCCAGATGAGTTTTTACATGCATTCATTTGGTATTTCATATGTTTAGCATTCATGTCACAACCAGTGATAAAATGACTGTTGTGAGATATTGCaacaattcacacagatgagaaagtgggaaatcgacaaggtgaattgttcttggactttccaagccaattcatagtcttcttttataacaaagtgaAAAAGGGGTAGATACAAGGACAAGGGATGGTGTCTGGGCTGCACAACTGGGAAGCAtgatagagcatatggctcagaagctctgcaCAGTGAACCAGGCCAGTGCACAGtgagataagcaagatagaagcacttagaacaGAATAAGTCcagactaagtgcaagaagggaacaaggaagtgggaagaacataaacaaagaagataggaactacaCAAACACATCAGATGaatacagatgagttccccagacaAATGCActagggggggggggaaagAATTAACAGGCAATACatagtcatgtcaggaggtgaggctcatgacaatTCAGCTCATTCTTTACACAGGCAAAAATTAAAAGCAATATGCCAAGTATGCTTGATAATGTTGCAATCTCCTGGGAAGATGTTTCTGAAGGTGTGGAGTCAACCATCCTCACTTTGGTAAGTCTCTTTATGTCTTATTCTATTCATGTGCTAATTATTGACTTGCTAATTCATTTTACAGGTACTTGCCTCTCACCCAGTTCTTCATTGGTTCCCTGGGAGCTGgggagccaaattgatgacAAGAATATGTTGCAACAAGTTCTACACTTGGGCAGACAAAGAAAAGCAGCTCAGGGGAGTTAAACATACTTTAATTGCTGAATGTGCGCTAAGTACAAATCTACTAAGCATGATGGCCAAAGATGCTAACCTAACTCTGCCTGAGGTGCTCAATGAGGGGCTAGCAGAAAAACAGGAGGCCAACCACTTGGAGGACCAGTTTGTTGAGaaggtgttgtacaccaactgtaaggttgggtacttgccagtgggcaggcgcttaaggccatactactacaaacaccACTGACTAATCTACTTGatctaggctaactactgctACTAGACACTTAAGGCATTGCCTAACTAACTACAGTCAATCGGTAAGGGCCTTAGGCTGGTGAGAAGTGTTAAGTTTGATTGAGTGGAGGTGAGTGTGGTACTTCTTAGGgttccagctacttagctggactACTGGACCTGTTGgtgatgaaagacaaggtaaaatcaacttggggtctccaagtgattttcctgctgtatatatagacaagagggCTaattacatgtggtctgtgcatgtgagaaGAGaggactacatgtgaaatgagaagtgtgctgtgggctgtgcagaagtgtggatttctcctaagtgcccttggcacggcatcttggcaaagcatcttggcatagtaagcgccaagatcacgtgatcagaaaACCAAAGATATAAAGTCCGCAAAAAAAGGTAGAagtatcagaaaaatcgtccaaTTCCAGTGGCATAGGCCACAAGGGTGTAACAGAAGGACAAGCCTGTCAAGGAGAACTAGCCTGATGGGGAGGATTGATCTATGAAAGTGGACCAGCCCAATGAAGATCAGCCCAACCCCCCACTGGCTGACAAACAGCTATTGAACAACATCTCCAAGGACAAAGATGAATTTGAGAAAGGAGCAGAGATTAAGAGGATGGTGGGGAAGGTGAGATCTTGACATATAATTCTGACTTTGTGCTAGAAGCCTTCAAATAAAAACACTGTTGTATTAATGACTCCAATAGTGAGGACAATCACCAACACGTTTACCTGCTAGACTCTCAAGCTCCATTGGCACTTCATGTAAGCTCCCCAATCCCTCCTAGCACCTATGCAAACCCCTTGCTCACAAGGATACCTATTTCTGGCATTAACCAGGGCAAGAAGGGGTATGATATTCTCATAGAGTTTATTGGCTAACTTAATTATTTAATTTATAGTCCCAATCATCCTTGTCATCCAAGCATAcctgtcacaaccaagaatgaaatgattgctgtgagatatttgagacgattcacacagatgaaagagtgggaaattgacaaggtcaaTTGTTCTTGtgg
The window above is part of the Rhizoctonia solani chromosome 7, complete sequence genome. Proteins encoded here:
- a CDS encoding Retrotransposable element Tf2 protein, translating into MMVSLCLATEPQVGNINPEPQNLPVEFQEFQKVFSKEFFTTLLEYFPHDIAIDLEVDKQPPNGPIYSMTPAEREALKEHIDSELATGKFMPTTSPARAPVMFVKRADGRLCLAVDCCQLNAITIKDRYGLPRQDKLIEKLCHAKICTKLDLKNGYNNIRIKEGDEWKAAFCTALGHFTPIVMQLGLSNAPAVFMRFMNNIFCDLLDISVVVYLVDILNFSNSREEHVEHVKEVLSCLLKHNLFCNPAKCYFFVTEVTYIGLVFPHGDAIRSNHKVQVIMDWPEPQNVKQVQSFLGFANFYCCFVPNFSCLARPLNNLTPREQPWIWLEEQKAAFDAIKAEICKEPVLAHPDESKPYTLETDASGAAMGAVLSWRKEDGCLHPVAYMSASFSPAELNYDTHDKELLAIISAFERWRIFSGGTEQPITVLINHNNLEYWKLARTLNRHHAH
- a CDS encoding Retrotransposable element Tf2 protein, which gives rise to MSGSCTALPGTSFNSKFLKALYKSLQTEPSYSTAYHPQSDGQTEIRNQWLEAYLCPFIHHRLSDWVDWLPLAEFAHNNARSEATAKLPIEIVYGCSPVISLVFVMSLTS